The Primulina tabacum isolate GXHZ01 chromosome 1, ASM2559414v2, whole genome shotgun sequence genome contains the following window.
ACGCACGAGCTCACGTATGTATGaacgtgtgtgtatatatatatatatttactttcacaacactacaacaataaatggctATTGTGACACTTTTATATagacacttttaattaaatgttgttacaaatacttaataatgacaattgtaaaaaattaataatgtgtaaaataaagaaacatattagattaattatcctgacatttttaattgatgtcattttttacATGGaagaaaacaattatttttccttCTCTGATATTTATTCTAACCCAAATATTCTGACATTTGTTTATAGGGACAATTTCtctattttctatttttgtCATGGCACACGTTTTCTTCATTGAATTGATCCtctcatttaaaattatatatataaaacactaaacttttattaaaaaataatatcatatagTTTAACATAAAGTTTTATGTTGGGCGTGCATATTAAACATTTGACATATAAGAAAACATGGGGAAGAGGCGTGACGGACTTGGAACATTTATCGGGTGAACTAACAAGTATTAGTAAGTTCTGACAAGTTCTTAAAATCACTAAGATGCAGCACTAAATAATATTGGCTGCAGTTTGATCAAAATACCAAAACATTAATTTACTCGTCTTCTGTCGCAGATCAGGAAACTCATATTGAAAAGGTTCTAGAGCCTGATCCCATTTTTATGAAGATCAAATACAAGTAGAAAGAAAGAGGGCATAATTTGATAGAACGTCTTTTCGGGAAATTATGGGACGAGTGACCTAGATATATCTTGGTAGCATGTTGTTTCCTGGGAAAATGTACAACTAACCAAATCAAATCTTTCTATTCGAGCACACCCGATCACCTAAACTCAAGCTTACActaaaaattttcttcttttttagcTTCTTATGCGGTATTCATTTCTGAAGGACGAGGTGGGTTATTACCTAGCTTATGGTAGATTAGTGAATTATTGGGCCGAGCTGGATTTGAACAAACGTAGACATGTTGCCAACGAATCTACCGTCCGTCCCCATTAACCACTAAGCATGAagattttcatgaaatgttgTAAGGCCAAAAAACAGTTTCTAGCTAGCTAGCAGAAATTGAACTGATATAAAGGTAAGGgaattatttgatgaaatagATGATGTTGTCGACcgaattatataaaaaaaacaaaattatagtaaaaatcgagatgatattttatttcattcaaCTGATAGGACTCAGATTATGAAAGTTCACAGTTCAAACGACAAAGATGGAATGCCACGGCATGCAAACGGAGGAAAAAAATATAGAGATTTAATGATTATTACCATGGAGTAATCTTTTTTGGCAATTATATGATACAACAGAGCCATGAATATTTTAGGGCTGGATTACTAGCTAGCTAGAGGAAAGACCTGAAACCTATGGCGAAACCAGGGATGCACGGAATTATCAAGAACCGATTCCCCCAACGGTGACAATGTATGATATAGTTCCAGTAATCTTTTCAGGTTTTCTCATTAAACCctgatattaaaaaataaaaatattaattcatCGGGTTACCATAACTAGTTCCTCCAAGAAAGCCACCACCGGGGGATGTGAGATTGTCCGTTGGACGAAGAACCGTTTGTGTAGAGGAAGCGCCGCCTCTTCCGGCGATACTGCCTCCGCCTCCCCCTAGATGTAATTCAGATATGTTGGGAAATGATCCATCTCTTCCTTCTATCCCTTGGTCGTAGAGGAAGCCTTTGAAAACATGGCCTTCTATTTTTACAACGGCTTGATATGCATACTCGTCTTCTCCGTCATCGAGGGAAGTTACTCTTACACACTTGAAAACCGCGGGAGCATGCACTTGGCCCGGTAATGAATCTCTAAAAGATGCATCTAAAGGTCCCATTAATTATGAGACAATTTAGTATAAATCTTTGTTTTTTGTCGAGGAAAATTAATTTGTTGCATGAAATAAAGGGAATGCAAATTATAAAAATCAACTAAGAATCGTTTAAAGATCGGACCTTGGTGGCTAGAACTGGTATCGAAGCTTCTTGGTGGAGTGGTGTTAGAAGTTGAAGTATGGGAAGCAGTGGTGGTGGTTTGAGAAGTGCCGCATAGCCTAGGTTTCTTGGTACCGGAAGTCGATTGCGAAGATCCGGCTGCGGGGATGTTTTCTCTAGCGATCTGCCGCTCGCGGCGGCGGGAAGCAGAAACCCAGGTGCTTCTTACGTGTGTGACACAATCATAGCCTCTACTTTTACAACAAGTTCTACATCTCCTGTGGATACAGTCTTTTTTGGCCTGGTTTCCACAGTCTTGACAAGTTGTGGTTCCCAAGGAAGACGACGACCCTCCAATTCCAGAGGCGGCGATTCCGCCAGTTCCACTTTGAAGCAAACTTGTATGATCAAGAATCAAGGGTTTCTTCGAGCTATATGCGGAAGAGTTCTGGCTCTGCTGATGTTGCCACAATTGCATCCCGCCGCTGCTACGGCTGCGGGCAATGTTTAACACGTCGTCATTCGCCGAACCATCGCTGCCAATATTTTGCTGCGCTAGACATGGAGTAGCAGTGAGGAGGGGGAATCACGCCCACACCAACTCCAACGCCTATAGCACTGGAGGCGCTAAATGGATAAGGGTCGAAGTTAATTGTAGTGGCTGCAGCGGCGGCGGAAGCATCTGGGTGGTGATTCTGGAAAGAAGACGCCGGAGCAACAAAGAAAAATTCCGGTGGTAGGCCGCAGTTTATGTGCCTAGTGGAAGCCACTGAAGACCACATGCCCCCAGCAGCAGCTCCATTATTATTCGTGGTGTTCCCATCGGGAGCAACGGCGCCGGCCGATCCTGCATTAAAGCCTAACGAGAGATCCCCGGCTGCTGATGAAGAAGAAGCCACCCAATCAGCAAACGCGCCAGAATCTGAAGTTAACCTCCGAGTAGTAGCCACAACTGCTAATTTCTTCGAAATTCTTTAAACAATTCCTCAATAATCactacaaattttaaaaaaaaaaataatcacgTATATCTGTCTCTATCAAGGGCTAGATATCCTCTCATTTTTTCCAAATCTTTAAGAATCTAAGAAGCAGTAgttattatgtatttttttaaaaaaaaaaatgtgggGTCACCGAAATTCTTCAGAGCAGGAGAAGATTTGTGAGACAgagatgaaaataaaataaaaaacacaaaGTATAGATACACGCAATTACAAGTGCTGATGGGGTCTTCTTCTTCCTTTCTGCTAGAGCTTCCACACCATATATCACTGCTACTTACTGATACTGTCCCCTTGGCTTTATTCATGAAAAAAGTTTCTCCCGGAGAGGGACTTGTGAGCTTCCTATGCCAATACTGGTCATGACCCAACAATAGATATAAAGACAGAATTCAAGAAGCATATTAATTGAGAATTAAATCCAACACTGGGGGAGGTGGAGAAGAAGAAGTGGAGGACACCCCCCCACAAGACAAGTACGACATGAAAGTGGTGTTGGTGCCGACCAATTATCAAGAATCCATGTTGGTTTGCTGAATGAATGAGGTGGGTTCTTGTCTGCCTCTCGCTCGCATAGATTATAGGATGTGATTATTGGAGAGAGAATATTAAACAAAGTAAAAGTGAAGAAAGGCAAGAAATTCTCTGTTTTGTAGGTTTTGTGAAGCCCTAAAGTCACATGCCAAACTCCACTCCTTTTTTCTATCTAGTCTCCACTATattctctcttattttttttttccaaactaTGTATAAAATAATAGAAGCTCAATAGTTTGCAAAATTCAACTTTATAAGAAGATAGGTGGTAGTAATAAAAAATTCGAAATGCACTTATACGAAAATTTCCATAGGAGACTAACATCCTGGGGAAAGTTAAATTTATGATCCTAAGACTTTCTTTTTTTTCATATcttgtattgttatcgattaaTCCATGTTATTATGATTCAACTTATTTATTTTCTCGATTTTACTCTTTTTATCGAACTGTTAATGTCAACATTAAACACATCAACAATATATATCACCATGACAACAATTACATGTCATTATTTTCGTCGACACGTCATAATTTTTTGTGTCTGGTTAGCACTTTAATAAAATgaactaaaataaaaataaaacgcAAAATAGTGGACTCTAAAACCATATATTGATTGATAATGAAACCACTAAATAAAATATCTACAAATTCTGgaactaaaattataattttttttttcatattagtTACTATGAGATCATTAAATATACTAGTGATTTTCAGCTTGCAACTAATTTATTTAATCataatgataaattaaaatTCAGTAAATTGGGAGAATTAATGGAAGTAAAGTAAAGGATGTTTT
Protein-coding sequences here:
- the LOC142547713 gene encoding LOW QUALITY PROTEIN: protein LATERAL ROOT PRIMORDIUM 1-like (The sequence of the model RefSeq protein was modified relative to this genomic sequence to represent the inferred CDS: deleted 1 base in 1 codon), yielding MWSSVASTRHINCGLPPEFFFVAPASSFQNHHPDASAAAAATTINFDPYPFSASSAIGVGVGVGVIPLLTATPCLAQQNIGSDGSANDDVLNIARSRSSGGMQLWQHQQSQNSSAYSSKKPLILDHTSLLQSGTGGIAASGIGGSSSSLGTTTCQDCGNQAKKDCIHRRCRTCCKSRGYDCVTHVRSTWVSASRRRERQIARENIPAAGSSQSTSGTKKPRLCGTSQTTTTASHTSTSNTTPPRSFDTSSSHQDASFRDSLPGQVHAPAVFKCVRVTSLDDGEDEYAYQAVVKIEGHVFKGFLYDQGIEGRDGSFPNISELHLGGGGGSIAGRGGASSTQTVLRPTDNLTSPGGGFLGGTSYGNPMN